One part of the Phragmites australis chromosome 3, lpPhrAust1.1, whole genome shotgun sequence genome encodes these proteins:
- the LOC133913767 gene encoding cyclin-dependent kinase F-3-like isoform X1 encodes MERYKLVREIGDGTCGNVFMAYHVETTEIVAVKKMKRKFYQWEECVSLREVKALQKLIHPNIVKLKEVTMENHELFFIFEHMECNLYDVIRERQVAFSEGDIRNFMVQILQGLAYMHSNGYFHRDLKPENLLVTNGIVKIADFGLAREVSSSPPYTDYVSTRWYRAPEVLLQSSAYTPAVDMWAVGAILAELFTLSPLFPGESETDQLYKICTVLGTPDCTVWPEGMNLPRSSSFNFFQIPPRNLWELIPNASLEAVDLIQQLCSWDPRRRPTAEEALQHPFFNVCNWVPRPVHDAFHTKTNESRAHPRLELNLWNFSTEPDDCFLDLTLSLKPSFPGTDLTNDVPQRAEEEILLYSGFEKTPVKSGFWPLVSSDRPIGDVPAMPSWPQAYMVDSQASLPGFSVSPFGLSLQPNLMENHSLAPIRQRCEALMARRMDGAGSRAVRTDAAERLGKE; translated from the exons ATGGAAAG GTATAAATTAGTAAGGGAGATAGGTGATGGAACTTGTGGAAATGTTTTCATGGCTTATCATGTAGAAACAACTGAAATT GTTGCTGTTAAAAAAATGAAGAGAAAGTTTTACCAATGGGAAGAATGTGTTAGCCTGCGAGAAGTAAAg GCTCTTCAGAAACTAATTCACCCTAACATTGTGAAGCTGAAGGAGGTGACTATGGAAAACCATGAGCTGTTCTTCATCTTTGAACACATG GAATGTAATTTGTATGATGTCATAAGAGAAAGGCAAGTTGCTTTCTCTGAAGGGGATATACGGAATTTTATGGTCCAAATACTGCAAGGTCTTGCATATATGCATAGTAATGGATATTTCCACCGTGATCTGAAACCTG AAAATTTGTTGGTGACAAATGGTATTGTTAAAATTGCTGACTTCGGGTTGGCAAGAGAAGTATCTTCCAGTCCTCCCTACACTGATTATGTTTCCACCAGATG GTATCGGGCTCCAGAGGTGCTGCTGCAATCTTCAGCTTACACACCTGCTGTTG ATATGTGGGCTGTCGGTGCGATTTTGGCTGAGCTTTTTACATTGTCACCGCTTTTCCCTGGTGAAAG TGAGACGGATCAGCTTTACAAAATATGCACTGTGCTTGGGACCCCAGATTGTACTGTCTGGCCAGAGGGAATGAACCTGCCTCGTTCAAGtagcttcaacttttttcag ATTCCCCCAAGGAATTTATGGGAGCTTATTCCTAATGCTTCTTTGGAAGCTGTTGACTTGATCCAG CAACTTTGTTCCTGGGATCCACGAAGGAGGCCAACTGCTGAGGAAGCACTACAACATCCCTTCTTTAAT GTGTGCAACTGGGTACCAAGACCTGTCCATGATGCTTTccatacaaaaacaaatgaatcta GAGCACATCCAAGATTGGAACTGAACCTGTGGAATTTCAGCACAGAACCTGATGACTGTTTCCTTGATTTAACTCTCAGTCTGAAGCCAAGTTTTCCTGGAACAG ACCTTACTAACGATGTTCCACAACGTGCAGAAGAG GAAATTCTACTGTACTCAGGATTTGAGAAGACCCCTGTGAAGTCAG GTTTTTGGCCCCTCGTTTCATCAGATCGTCCCATTGGTGATGTTCCAGCCATGCCATCCTGGCCACAGGCATATATGGTTGACAG CCAAGCCTCGTTGCCAGGATTCTCCGTTTCTCCATTCGGGTTGTCCTTACAGCCGAATCTGATGGAGAACCATTCGTTGGCACCTATCCGGCAG CGATGCGAAGCATTGATGGCGCGAAGGATGGACGGTGCCGGCAGCCGAGCCGTGCGGACTGACGCGGCGGAAAGGCTGGGAAAGGAGTGA
- the LOC133910838 gene encoding LOW QUALITY PROTEIN: probable helicase MAGATAMA 3 (The sequence of the model RefSeq protein was modified relative to this genomic sequence to represent the inferred CDS: inserted 1 base in 1 codon; deleted 2 bases in 2 codons; substituted 1 base at 1 genomic stop codon), whose translation MVLCLGYIGRATREWRECNILIIDEEANLKECESMIRLAIRGIKHVMLIGDNKQLQSMVKSLIAKEAKYGXSLFERLCEIGYYKHLLNVQYRMHPSISQFPNENFYDGKIIDGPDAKDHNNIYLPGNIFGAYHSFIHVEDGMKEHIGQSSKYMVEAAIAANIVDRLAEGCSMLQPEEKTKVGVISQYAAQVTALQERIGNFQYHEFLYVKVHTADSFQXDEKDIIILSIVRCNYGGNVGFLDSDRRANVALTRAKYALWILGHETTLLNSNSIWCSFVQDAKRCQCCFNARDDKYLARTIDELKVRTLAQDQKYHGSESLHWQKGLQGRECPDRQ comes from the exons AATGCAACATCTTGATTATTGACGAGGAAGCCAACCTAAAAGAATGTGAATCAATGATCCGTCTTGCAATCAGAGGGATAAAACATGTCATGCTCATTGGGGATAACAAGCAGCTACAATCAATGGTAAAGAGCCTG ATTGCTAAAGAGGCTAAGTATGGATGAAGCCTCTTTGAGAGATTATGTGAAATTGGTTACTACAAGCACTTGCTAAATGTGCAATATAGAATGCACCCTTCCATCAGCCAGTTTCCAAATGAAAACTTTTATGATGGAAAAATTATAGATGGTCCAGATGCCAAGGACCATAACAACATTTATCTCCCTGGCAATATTTTTGGTGCTTAT CATTCATTCATCCATGTTGAAGATGGTATGAAAGAGCACATTGGTCAGAGTTCA AAATATATGGTTGAGGCTGCTATAGCAGCCAATATTGTTGACAGACTTGCTGAAGGT TGCAGCATGCTCCAACCAGAAGAAAAAACCAAAGTTGGTGTAATATCTCAATATGCAGCCCAAGTAACTGCTTTGCAAGAAAGAATTGGAAATTTTCAGTACCATGAGTTTCTCTATGTTAAAGTACACACTGCTGATTCATTTC GTGATGAGAAGGACATAATAATACTTTCAATAGTTAGATGCAATTATGGTGGGAATGTAGGCTTTCTCGATTCTGATAGGAGAGCTAATGTGGCCTTGACAAGAGCAAAGTAtg CCCTTTGGATCCTTGGACATGAAACAACTCTCCTTAACAGCAATTCAATATGGTGTAGTTTTGTCCAAGATGCGAAGAGATGTCAATGTTGCTTTAATGCTCGTGACGACAAATATCTAGCTAGAACAATCGATGAGCTTAAG GTGAGAACCCTGGCACAAGACCAGAAGTACCACGGGTCGGAGAGCCTGCACTGGCAGAAGGGGCTGCAGGGGCGGGAGTGCCCAGACAGGCAGTAG
- the LOC133913767 gene encoding cyclin-dependent kinase F-3-like isoform X2, which yields MERYKLVREIGDGTCGNVFMAYHVETTEIVAVKKMKRKFYQWEECVSLREVKALQKLIHPNIVKLKEVTMENHELFFIFEHMECNLYDVIRERQVAFSEGDIRNFMVQILQGLAYMHSNGYFHRDLKPENLLVTNGIVKIADFGLAREVSSSPPYTDYVSTRWYRAPEVLLQSSAYTPAVDMWAVGAILAELFTLSPLFPGESETDQLYKICTVLGTPDCTVWPEGMNLPRSSSFNFFQIPPRNLWELIPNASLEAVDLIQQLCSWDPRRRPTAEEALQHPFFNVCNWVPRPVHDAFHTKTNESRAHPRLELNLWNFSTEPDDCFLDLTLSLKPSFPGTDLTNDVPQRAEEEILLYSGFEKTPVKSGFWPLVSSDRPIGDVPAMPSWPQAYMVDSQASLPGFSVSPFGLSLQPNLMENHSLAPIRQVNFF from the exons ATGGAAAG GTATAAATTAGTAAGGGAGATAGGTGATGGAACTTGTGGAAATGTTTTCATGGCTTATCATGTAGAAACAACTGAAATT GTTGCTGTTAAAAAAATGAAGAGAAAGTTTTACCAATGGGAAGAATGTGTTAGCCTGCGAGAAGTAAAg GCTCTTCAGAAACTAATTCACCCTAACATTGTGAAGCTGAAGGAGGTGACTATGGAAAACCATGAGCTGTTCTTCATCTTTGAACACATG GAATGTAATTTGTATGATGTCATAAGAGAAAGGCAAGTTGCTTTCTCTGAAGGGGATATACGGAATTTTATGGTCCAAATACTGCAAGGTCTTGCATATATGCATAGTAATGGATATTTCCACCGTGATCTGAAACCTG AAAATTTGTTGGTGACAAATGGTATTGTTAAAATTGCTGACTTCGGGTTGGCAAGAGAAGTATCTTCCAGTCCTCCCTACACTGATTATGTTTCCACCAGATG GTATCGGGCTCCAGAGGTGCTGCTGCAATCTTCAGCTTACACACCTGCTGTTG ATATGTGGGCTGTCGGTGCGATTTTGGCTGAGCTTTTTACATTGTCACCGCTTTTCCCTGGTGAAAG TGAGACGGATCAGCTTTACAAAATATGCACTGTGCTTGGGACCCCAGATTGTACTGTCTGGCCAGAGGGAATGAACCTGCCTCGTTCAAGtagcttcaacttttttcag ATTCCCCCAAGGAATTTATGGGAGCTTATTCCTAATGCTTCTTTGGAAGCTGTTGACTTGATCCAG CAACTTTGTTCCTGGGATCCACGAAGGAGGCCAACTGCTGAGGAAGCACTACAACATCCCTTCTTTAAT GTGTGCAACTGGGTACCAAGACCTGTCCATGATGCTTTccatacaaaaacaaatgaatcta GAGCACATCCAAGATTGGAACTGAACCTGTGGAATTTCAGCACAGAACCTGATGACTGTTTCCTTGATTTAACTCTCAGTCTGAAGCCAAGTTTTCCTGGAACAG ACCTTACTAACGATGTTCCACAACGTGCAGAAGAG GAAATTCTACTGTACTCAGGATTTGAGAAGACCCCTGTGAAGTCAG GTTTTTGGCCCCTCGTTTCATCAGATCGTCCCATTGGTGATGTTCCAGCCATGCCATCCTGGCCACAGGCATATATGGTTGACAG CCAAGCCTCGTTGCCAGGATTCTCCGTTTCTCCATTCGGGTTGTCCTTACAGCCGAATCTGATGGAGAACCATTCGTTGGCACCTATCCGGCAGGTCAATTTCTTCTGA